A DNA window from Aminipila luticellarii contains the following coding sequences:
- a CDS encoding DDE-type integrase/transposase/recombinase, which yields MASITQDMKYRLSLIKYAQRFGVTKAAIRYHHNRQYIYRWLRRYDGSIESLRELSRKPHSHKNQHTANELKLIHDMRRRNPNAGLVVFWVKLRQRGYSRSITGLYRVLIKQSLIPKKPQNPKYIAKKYEQMEYPGQRVQIDVKFVPSSCLVGEASDKKFYQYTAIDEFSRFRYLAAFEEHSSYSASEFLKQVVKAFPFKIECVQTDNGQEFTKRLGTSKNPTLTLFQRTLKEQGIIHKMIRPYTPRHNGKVERSHRKDNEYFYAIAKFYSFNDFKLQLKKHNAKYNNFPMRPLGWVSPRETLFNFLKHGVTYV from the coding sequence ATGGCAAGTATAACACAAGATATGAAATATCGTCTATCCTTAATTAAATATGCTCAAAGATTTGGCGTTACAAAAGCTGCTATCAGATATCATCACAACAGGCAATATATTTATCGTTGGTTGCGTAGATATGATGGCTCTATTGAGTCCCTGAGAGAACTTTCTCGTAAGCCTCATTCCCATAAAAATCAGCATACTGCAAATGAGCTTAAACTCATTCATGATATGCGTCGTAGGAATCCAAATGCAGGTCTTGTTGTCTTTTGGGTCAAACTGCGACAGCGGGGATATTCCAGATCCATTACTGGGCTCTATAGAGTACTAATCAAGCAATCTTTGATCCCTAAGAAACCTCAGAATCCTAAATATATTGCTAAAAAATATGAGCAAATGGAGTATCCAGGTCAAAGAGTACAAATTGATGTTAAATTTGTTCCATCCTCTTGCCTTGTTGGCGAAGCTTCTGATAAGAAATTCTATCAATATACTGCTATTGATGAATTCTCTCGTTTTAGATATCTTGCTGCTTTTGAGGAACACAGCTCTTATTCTGCTTCTGAATTCCTTAAACAAGTTGTTAAAGCTTTCCCATTTAAGATCGAATGTGTTCAGACCGATAATGGGCAGGAATTTACAAAACGTCTTGGTACTTCTAAAAATCCAACGTTAACGCTATTCCAACGAACTCTTAAGGAACAAGGTATTATCCATAAAATGATAAGACCTTATACTCCAAGACATAATGGTAAAGTGGAACGCTCACATCGTAAGGATAATGAATATTTTTATGCGATAGCAAAGTTCTACTCATTCAATGATTTTAAATTACAACTAAAAAAGCATAATGCAAAGTACAATAACTTTCCTATGCGCCCTTTGGGCTGGGTTTCCCCAAGAGAAACTCTATTTAATTTTTTGAAGCACGGTGTAACATATGTTTGA
- the greA gene encoding transcription elongation factor GreA, with product MAEEILLTKDGYDKIVAEHEELVSVRRKEVSERLKEAISYGDLSENAEYDAAKNEQAELEERIHKLETMIRKAKIIDENEMPKDHVNVGLKVKIKVQETGLETEYTIVGSTEADPFEGKISNESAVGSALMGQKLGSTVEIQVPDGLMHYEILDIYK from the coding sequence ATGGCAGAAGAAATATTGCTAACGAAAGATGGCTACGATAAAATTGTAGCAGAGCACGAAGAGCTAGTTTCTGTAAGGCGTAAAGAGGTTTCAGAAAGATTAAAGGAAGCCATTTCCTATGGTGACTTGTCTGAAAATGCGGAATATGATGCTGCGAAAAATGAGCAGGCAGAATTGGAAGAAAGAATCCATAAGCTTGAGACCATGATTCGTAAAGCAAAGATTATAGATGAAAACGAAATGCCCAAAGACCATGTCAACGTTGGGCTGAAAGTCAAAATTAAGGTCCAGGAAACCGGCCTCGAAACTGAGTACACGATAGTTGGTTCCACAGAAGCAGATCCGTTCGAGGGGAAGATTTCAAATGAATCTGCTGTAGGCAGTGCACTGATGGGACAAAAACTAGGCTCAACAGTTGAAATTCAGGTACCTGACGGCCTTATGCATTACGAAATTTTAGATATATACA
- the dusB gene encoding tRNA dihydrouridine synthase DusB produces MVIGNVKLENPFLLAPLAGVTDSSFRRICRHMGAAMVYSEMVSGKGLYYKDKNTDRLLKTYEDEHPVAYQIFGSEPDILAYAARELADRPNAVLDINMGCPVPKIVKNGEGSALLKNPELIYELVRVTAAEAKKPVTVKIRIGFDENSINAVEVARAAEAAGAAAVAVHGRTREQYYTGKADWSKIAEVKKSIGIPVIGNGDIFSGEDALRMLDQTGCDLVMIARGAQGNPWIFREACALWKGQPKPEPPTVQERLDIIRKQCEYVLAEKGEYVGVREMRKHISWYLKGIKGSAHLRSELNQKKTFEEIHQLLKQLS; encoded by the coding sequence ATAGTGATTGGAAATGTAAAACTGGAGAATCCGTTTCTGCTGGCTCCCTTGGCGGGCGTGACCGATTCCTCCTTCAGAAGAATCTGCCGGCATATGGGAGCGGCCATGGTCTATTCAGAAATGGTCAGCGGGAAGGGTCTTTATTATAAGGATAAAAATACGGACAGATTATTAAAGACGTATGAGGATGAGCATCCTGTGGCCTATCAGATATTTGGCAGTGAGCCGGATATATTGGCCTATGCGGCCAGAGAGTTAGCGGACAGACCTAATGCGGTTCTCGATATCAACATGGGATGTCCCGTACCTAAAATTGTAAAGAATGGAGAGGGCTCCGCCCTGCTCAAGAATCCGGAGTTAATTTATGAGCTGGTTCGAGTTACGGCAGCAGAAGCAAAAAAACCGGTTACCGTTAAGATTCGTATTGGATTTGATGAGAACTCCATCAATGCGGTGGAAGTGGCCAGAGCAGCGGAAGCTGCCGGCGCTGCGGCGGTGGCTGTTCATGGAAGGACCCGAGAACAGTACTACACGGGAAAAGCAGACTGGTCTAAGATTGCTGAGGTGAAGAAATCCATTGGGATACCTGTTATCGGAAATGGAGATATTTTCTCCGGTGAGGATGCACTGCGAATGCTGGATCAGACCGGTTGTGACCTGGTGATGATTGCCAGAGGCGCACAAGGAAATCCATGGATTTTCAGAGAAGCGTGTGCTCTTTGGAAAGGGCAGCCCAAACCGGAGCCGCCCACAGTACAGGAGCGGCTGGATATAATCCGCAAGCAGTGCGAATATGTTCTTGCAGAAAAAGGAGAATACGTAGGCGTTCGGGAAATGAGAAAGCACATTTCATGGTATCTGAAAGGGATAAAGGGTTCTGCTCATCTGCGTTCAGAGCTCAATCAGAAGAAGACCTTTGAAGAAATCCATCAGCTTTTGAAACAATTAAGCTAA